The window CAGATGAACCGGTAATGCTTAAAATAGAAGTGGAAGGGCCTTGTGAAGTTACAGCGGGAGATATCATCACTGGTCCTGATGTAGAAATAATAAACAAAGATCTTCATATTGCTACTGTAAATAGTGATGGGAAACTTTATATGGAACTAGAAATGGTAAGAGGGAGAGGGTATGTAGTATCTGAGAGAAATAAAAAAGAAGGTCAATCTATAGGAGTTATTCCTGTAGACTCCATATTCACTCCTGTGCAAAAGGTTAATTTTGCAGTAGAAAATACAAGGGTAGGACAAATAACAGATTATGATAAATTGATACTTGAAGTTTGGACAAATGGAACTATGAAACCAGATGAAGCAACATCTCTTGGCGCCAAAATATTGACTGAACATCTAAACTTGTTTATAGGACTTACTGAACATGTAAATGACGTCGAAATAATGGTTGAAAAAGAAGAAGATAAAAAAGAGAAGGTATTAGAGATGACTGTTGAAGAATTAGACCTATCTGTAAGAAGCTATAACTGTTTGAAGAGAGCAGGTATAAACACAGTAGAAGAGCTTACTCAAAAGACTGAAGAAGACATGATGAAGGTTAGAAATCTAGGCAAGAAGTCCCTTGAAGAAGTTCAGAAAAAATTGGATGAACTAGGATTAAGTCTTAAGAAAAACGATGAGTAACAAGGAATGAAGGAGGGATAATACATGGCTCAATTAAGAAAACTTGGTCGCCCTACTGATCATAGAAAAGCAATGTTAAGAAATCAAGTAACTAACTTATTTGAATATGGTAGGATTGAAACTACTTATACTAGAGCAAAAGAAACTCAGAGAATGGCTGATAAGATGATTACTCTTGCAAAGAGAGGCGATTTGCACGCAAGAAGACAAGTATTGGCTTATATATATGATGAAGATGTAGTGAAAAAGTTATTTGACGAAATTGCACCAAACTACTCCGAAAGAAACGGTGGATATACTAGAGTATTAAAAATGGGTCCACGTAGAGGAGACGGTGCGGAAATGGCAATAATAGAATTGGTTTAGAAGGTGGGGGATT is drawn from Sporanaerobacter acetigenes DSM 13106 and contains these coding sequences:
- a CDS encoding DNA-directed RNA polymerase subunit alpha encodes the protein MLEIEKPKIEIVEMNKEETYGKFVLEPLERGYGTTLGNSLRRVLLSSLPGAAVSSIKVQGVLHEFNTIEGVFEDVPEIILNIKNIAAKMYSDEPVMLKIEVEGPCEVTAGDIITGPDVEIINKDLHIATVNSDGKLYMELEMVRGRGYVVSERNKKEGQSIGVIPVDSIFTPVQKVNFAVENTRVGQITDYDKLILEVWTNGTMKPDEATSLGAKILTEHLNLFIGLTEHVNDVEIMVEKEEDKKEKVLEMTVEELDLSVRSYNCLKRAGINTVEELTQKTEEDMMKVRNLGKKSLEEVQKKLDELGLSLKKNDE
- the rplQ gene encoding 50S ribosomal protein L17; this encodes MAQLRKLGRPTDHRKAMLRNQVTNLFEYGRIETTYTRAKETQRMADKMITLAKRGDLHARRQVLAYIYDEDVVKKLFDEIAPNYSERNGGYTRVLKMGPRRGDGAEMAIIELV